The Deltaproteobacteria bacterium genomic sequence GCGGCGATGGTCTCGATCGCCTGGATCATCGTCGACGGGTCGACCTCGCCCCCACCGAGCGCGCGCGGCACGCACATGCGGAAGATGCCGCCGGAGGCGAGCGCGTGCACCAGCTCGGCCGAGAGCCGGCGCTGGCGCTCGGTCGCCTCGGCCGCGGCCCGGATGCGCGGGGCGAGCGCGGCGGCGGCCTCGAGGGGGGACTGCTGCTCGTCGCGGCTGCGTGCCTCGCGCACGGGCGCGGACCATAGCCCGACTGCCGAGGCGGATGCCACCGCCCATTGGATCCGCCGCGCAAAGCGGCTAGGAGGTCGCCATGAGTCTCACCGCCAAGCAGTGCACGCCCTGTCGGGGCGGCGTCCCGCCGCTCTCCCGCGCCGAGGCGGAGCGTCTCCTCCGGGAGACGCCGGGCTGGACCCTCGCCGCCGATGCGACCCGCATCGAGCGCACCTTCACGACGGACGACTTCGCCTCCGCGCTGCGGCTGGTCGAGAAGATCGCCGAGGTCGCCGAGGTGGAGGGCCATCACCCCGACGTGAGCTTCGGCTGGGGCTACTGCCGCGTCGTCTTCTACACCCACAAGATCAAGGGGCTGCACGAGAACGACTTCATCATGGCCGCGAAGGTGAACGAGCTGGCCGCCGTGTCTTGAGCCGGCCTACGTCAGCGGCGCGGTCTTGCGGAGCTGCTCGGTCAGCGGCACCCCGCCGCGGCCAGGCGGCGGGCGAACGCCGCCTCGAACGGTGGGGCGCCGGGCAGCGGCGCCGCGGCGCGCTCGTCAGCCAGGCGGCAGCCGGCGGCGACGGCCGCCAGGAGGACACTCGCAACGAGAGCGCGCATCGGCGCGTGAGAGGCGGCGACCGGATTCGAACCGGTGCATGGAGGTTTTGCAGACCTCTCCCTTAGCCACTTGGGTACGCCGCCGTGCGAACGGCCTCATACTGGCGGGAGACGGGAGTGTCAACGCGACCGGCGCGCGCGCCGGGACGGGGTGAGCGAAATGACGCCAGCTAACGTGGGGTGCCCGGCGGCGGCTGCGGCGCCGCCTGCTCGGCCGCCTGCCGGCGCTTCTCTTCCTTCTTCTGCCGTTTCTCGAGGGCCTTCATGCGGCGCTCGGCCTCGCGCCGCTCGCGCACGTTGCTCTTGAACGCTCGTCCACCTGCCATGGGATCACCTCCCGGCACGGATTGCCTGCCACGCCGCCCCGCGCACCGAGCGGTCGACCCTAGCCTCGGGTCTGCGCGAGGTCAAGGCATGCACGGAGCGCACCGGGGTGTTGGCCTCGTCCTCGGCCTCGGCGGGCACGAACTCGAAGCGACCCGTGAAGCGGTTCACCACGAAGTCGTGTCCCGCGGCGTAGAAGCCTCCGTGCACGAGCGCGGCGAGCACGAGGAAGAGCCCGAGGAGGACAGCTGCCCTGGCGGTCATGCGAACGCTCCTTTCTCGTCCCGAGACCCCGGCGGGGCGGCGCCACGACGCCGATGCGCGCGTCGCCGTCGGCGATGAGCCCGGCGACCAGGTCCGCGACCGCCTCGAACTCGGGATGGCGCGCCGGGAGATAGAGCCACTTGCCGAGCACGGGATGGACGCGCAGCGCCGGGACCGCGCGCCGCAGCGCCGTGTGATGCTCGCGCGCGGTCGGCACGAGGATGCCGTGCCACGGCGGCCGCCCGGCCGCGCTCACCCACACCAGGCGATCGTCCGCGTAGTAGGCCCAGCAGCCGAACATGCGCCGCAGCCGAAGCGCACGGCGCACGGCGATGGGCTCGAGGAGGCCCTCGTACGGGTCGCGCGGGGCAGGCACCTAGACCTCCAGCGTGCCGATGCTCGCCTCCCAGTGCCGCCCGTCGAACGGCCGGGGCGTCAGCGTGGCGAGGTCCACGCCGTCGAGGCAGCGCACGTTCACGTCGATTGAATCGGGGTGCGAGCGCGGCACGTAGAAGCTCGCCACGCCGCAGTGGCGGCAGAAGTGGTGGCGCGCCGTCATGGTGCCGAACTGGTAGGTCGCGAGGTCCGCCTCGCCGGCCAGCAGGCGGAAGCGGTCGGGCGGCACGATCAGGTGAAGGTAGGCCTTGCGCGTGCAGATGGAGCAGTTGCACTCGCTCACGCGGGTCAGGTCGGCCGTCACCTCGAGGCGGACGCGCCCGCAGTGGCAGCCGCCCGTGTAGGTCCGCACGGCACGTGATGCTAGATGAGGGCGTCCCGCGAGAGCAAGTGGATGGGAGCGCCCGCGTCTCCGCCCGTCGTCGTGCTGGGCGCCGGCTTCGCCGGGCTGCGCGCCGTGCGCCGGCTCGGGCGCGCCGGCGTCGGCACCCTCTGGGTCGACGCGCACAACTACCACTGCTTCCTGCCCCTCCTCTACCAGGTGGCGACCGCCGGCCTCGAGCCCCAGGAGATCGCCTACCCCGCGCGCAGCATCCTCCGCCGCCTGCGCGCGGTCGACTTCCGCCTGGCGCGCGTGGTCGGGGGCGACCCCGCGGGCCGCACCCTCGTGACCGCGGGCGGCGAGCGCATCGCCTACTCGCATCTCATCGTGTGCACCGGCGGAGCGGCGGAGGACTTCGGCATCCCCGGCGTGCGCGAGCACGCCTTCCACCTCTACCAGCTGGACGACGCGCGGGCGCTGCGCAACCACGTGTTGCGCACGCTCGAGCGCGCCGCCGTGTGCACCGACTCCGCGGCCCGCGCCGCGCTCCTCACCTTCCTCATCGTGGGCGCCGGCGCGACCGGGGTCGAGATGGCAGGCGCGCTCGCCGAATTCCGCCGCCACGTGGTGCCGCGCGACTATCGCACGGTGGATCCCGCCGAGCTTCGCCTGGTCGTCCTCGAGGCAGGCGAGCACGTCCTCCCGCCCTACCCGGCGGCGCTCCGCGCGCGTGCCCGCCGCGACCTCGAGGCCTTCGGCGTCGAGGTGCTGACCGGCCGGCGCGTCGAGCGCGTGGCCGGGGATCACGTCGAGCTCTCGGGCGGGGAGCGCCTGGCGACCAGGACGGTCATCTGGGCGGCGGGCATCCGCGCGGCGCCGGTCGCGGCGCGGCTCGGGCTGCCGACCGGGCGGAGCGGGCGGCTGTGCGTCGCGCCGACGCTCCAGGTCCCCGGCTTCCCGGCGGTGTTCGCCGCCGGGGACGTGGCGCTGGTCGAGGGCGCTGAGCGCCTGCCGCAGGTGGCGCAGGTGGCGATCCAGCAGGGCGAGCTCGCGGCCGAGAACGTGCGGCGTGCGCGCCGCGGCGAGCCGCTCCTCCCCTTCCGCTATGCCGACAAGGGCTCGATGGCGACCATCGGGCGGAGCCGTGCCGTCGCGGTCGTGAACGGCGTGCGTCTCACGGGCCGCCTCGCCTGGTGGGCCTGGCTCGTCGTCCACCTCGTCATGCTGATCGGCTTCCGCAATCGCCTGGTCGTGCTGGTGGACTGGGCGTGGAACTACTTCACCTACGACCGCGGCCTGCGCGCCATCGTCGGCGCGGAGGACGAGGCGGGCGGGCCCGGGACGAGATCGCCCGGACCCGCCTGACCGTCGAGCCCGCGGCCAGGGCGCGGCTCGGACATTGCGGGGGGTGGATTTGAACCACCGACCTCGAGGTTATGAGCCTCGCGAGCTACCTGGCTGCTCCACCCCGCGGCACGACGCTGAGCGAGAGGCAAGTATCCGGTGCATCGTCGGTTTGTCAAGGTTGCCTCGGCTCGCGACGCACGGCGGCACCCGGGCCTCTGGAGGAGCGGGCAGCGAGCGCTGCGGGTCGAATTTCACGCCCGCCCGCTGGTTGCGGGCGAGAGCAGGCGACCGCGCTCCTCGGCTATCCAGATGCGCACTCTGCGAAGTGCGCGGGGTCGATGGTCGCGGCCGGCAGCGAGGGCGGCTTCAGCAACTGAGGCCCCGTGAAGTCGAAGAACTCGAGCATCGGGTCGGCGTTCGCGTCGCGGGCGGTGAGCGCCGGGAGGTCGAAGCGCGTCTCGATGAAGCGCAGGATCGAGGTGTGGTCGTGGGGCGTGTGGGAGACGGAGTGGGGGCGCGAGAAGGGCGACACGACCGCCGCCGGCACCCGGATGCCGTAGCGGTCGAAGGCCCCCGGCACGTCGCTGGCCTCGAGCATCGGCGGGATGCCGTCCGGCACACAGGCCGGCGGCGGCGGCACGTGGTCGAAGAAGCCGCCGTGCTCGTCGTAGGTGAGGAAGAGGGCCGCGCGGGGCCACTGCGGGCTCGCGAGCAGCGCCCGGACCACCCGGGAGACGAACTCCTGGCCCACTTGGATGTTGGCGGGCGGGTGCTCGTCGTTCTCGACGTTCTTCGGGCCGAGGAAGATGGGGTCGACGAACGACACCTGCGGGAGCGTCCCCGCCGCCGCATCGCTGAAGTACTGGTCTATCGGCACGACGTTCACCTGGCGGGTATTGCGCACGTACGCGAATATGTCGGCGAAGGCGACCTGCGAGAAGTACACCTTCCAGGTGACGGGTGGAACCGCCTCGTCGAGCAGGTTGAATATGGTCCGCTGCGAGAACTCGGTGGGGCTGCTCGGCAGATCGTTCTGGATGTGGCCGAACGACGTGCCGGCGAGCAGGTAGAAGCGGTTCGGGAACGTCTGGGTCAGCGTCGAGCAGAAGAAGCGGTCCCCGATCGCGAACGTCTTGTAGAGCCCGTAGTAGAAGGGCAAGTCGCGCTTGTCGTAGAAGCCCATCGTGCGGCTGCCGGTCGGGTCGCAGGGATCGACGTTGGCGGCCGTGAAGCCGTCCATCGCGCCGTTGTCCCACTCGCGGTGCGTGCCGTTCCAGGAATGATCGAGGTCAGCGCACTCGCAGTAGCGGGTCTGATGGAAGGCCGTGATCGGCCGACCGTTCGGGCTGGTCGGATCCGGGTTCGACGCGTTCTTCGGCTCCGCCTCGGCCTGGGGCTGCCCCTCTCGGTGGAGCTGCCCCAAGTAATGATCGAAGGCCCGGTTTTCCTGCATGATCACGACGACGTTGTCGATCGGGATCTGCGCCCCGTGGAGAGTCCCGGGTGGCAGCGTGACGGCCGGAAGATCGCCCGGCCCGAACGGGCACGGCGGCGGAGATTCCGCACCCAACGGCCCGGCGACCAGCAGGAGGGCGAGGACCAGTGGACGAAGCACAGACACCACCCTAGGTGGGGCATCTGAACGCTGTCAATCCCGCATTCGGGGTGCCGCGATGTGTCCGCGCTGACACGTGTGCCACGCTCCAGCGCCCCTGCGCGGCGCGGCGCCGTTGGAAAACCGAGGCCGCCCCTCGGCTCGCGCGCGGCGCGGAACGTGCAGAGCGCCGGTTGGCGCCGTGTGTCGCGGGCGGCGCATGACACATGAACGGTCGATCGCAGCCGGGTGTGAGCCGGGTCACGCTCCTCGTGGTGAGCGAGCGCGCGGATCTCCTCGGGTCCCTGCGCGCGGTGCTCGAGGCCGAAGGCCACCGCGCGCTCGCGGCCGAGAGCGCGCGGGCCGCCTTCACGCTTCTCGATGCCGAGGCGGCAGCCGTGCTGATCGTCGAGCAACGCCTGTGCGCCGTCTACGGTGACGTCCTCGCCCGCCGCCTGCGCGAGCGCGATGCGGCCGCCCAGGTCGTCGTCGCGGCTGCCGACCGGGAGGAGGCGCCGCCGCGCGACCTTCTTCGCCGCCTCGGCCTCCACAGCTACCACGCCATGGCGGACGGGCCGGAGCGTCTCCTCGTGCTGGTGGACGCGGCCGTCACCGCGCACCGGGAGCTCACGCGCTTCCAGCTCGCGGAGCGGCTCAAGACCGAGCTGCTGGGCGGCGTGTCCCACGAGTTCCGCACCCCGCTCAACGTGATCGTCGGCTACGTCGACCTGCTGCGCGACGGCGCCTTCGGCGCGTGCGACCCCGCGACCGGACCGGTCCTCGACAAAGTGCGCGGCAACGCCGCCTACCTCCTCGAGCTGGCGGAGGAGTTCCTCGACCTCTCCCGGCTCGAGGCCGACACCACGTCGGGGCGCCGCGAGACGGTGGATCCCATCCCGCTCCTGCGCGAGCTCGCCGACTGGTTCTCGATCCTCGTGCGCGACAAGCACCTCGCCTTCGAGGCCGACATCCCCCCCGGTCTGCCCCCGCTCGCGGCCGAGGCCGCGAAGCTGCGCGTCGTCGTGCAGAATCTCCTCTCGAACGCCGCGAAGTTCACGGCCGAGGGGCACATCCACCTCACCGCCGCCGCGCTCGCAGACGGCGGCGTCGCCATCCGGGTGAGCGACACGGGGCCCGGGATCGCGCCGGAGCACCACGAGGCCGTGTTCGGCATGTTCCGCCAGCTCCGTCCGGCGGACGGACGGCGCAAGGGCGTGGGCCTGGGGCTCGCGCTGGCCCGCCGCTTCGCGCGCCTGATGGGCGGCGACATCACCCTCGAGAGCGCCGTCGGGCAGGGCGCCACCTTCACCGTCACGCTTCCGGCGGCGGCGGACGCTCCGGCCGGGCCGGCTGGCCACATTGCTTGAGGCGGGCGGCAAGCCTGTGCCGCTGGCGGCACGCGTGCGTCGCAGCGTGCGCCAAGTGACACGCCACGGCGCACACCTCACGCCTTTTCCGCGCTGAAATTCAAGCACTTCCACCGAGGCGTGGAGCGGCGCGAAACATGCACGTCACGGGGCCCCATGTGTACGGGGGCGGCAGGCGTGGGGAGGAGATGCGCATGCGTACGTGGTTCGGCGGCACGCTGCTGGCGCTGATCGCGCTCGGCGCGGCGCCCCGGGCGTACGGCTTCTGCGGCTGTGACAAGCCTCCGCCTCCGCTCGCCAACGTGCGACCGTTCGTCGGCTACCCCGATCAGACGATCACGCTTTTTGACGACCGCCTGGTCCCTGGATCCCGCTACACGGTCCAGTTCACCTCGAGAGGCGGTGTCAGCGACTGGAGCCGCGGCAAGGCCGTCACGAAGCGCGACTTCGCGGACGGTGAGCTTCGCAGCCAGCTCCGGGTCGCCGTGCCTGCCGTCTCGCTCGGCCCCTCCCGGATCAGCGTCTACCGCCGCGACTCTCTCGTGTATGCGCTCGACGACGACCAGTTCACGGTGACCTCGGAGCCGATCGTCCTGCACGATTTCGAGGAGACGATCACGCGCGACGACTATCAGACCGGTGTGGGCGCGGACGGCACCGTCTATCTCGCGTTCGATCTGAAGGCGATGACCGAGGCGACGACCTACAGCGGGATGGCCCTCGGATACCCGTTCCGCTTCGAGGGACGAAACGTCGCGATCTTCAACGCCCAGGGCTTCCTCGGGGAAGTGCTCGATCCGGACTCACGCGGTCTCTTCCGGATCAAGCCGGGCGGGCCCTGGACGAGCAGCGCGCTGGACTACTGGCGCCACGAGTTCCGGACCTACAAGGAAGACCATCGCAAGCGCGATGCACGGCGCACGCTCGACGGCGAGTGGCACGTGGATGGCACGCCCCACGTCGACAACTATCACTTGGTGGTGGCGATCTCCGGCACGCTCGCAAACGGTGAGAAACCGCAGCCCGGGCCGACCCCGCCGTTTCGCCTCGTGCTGACCTCGACGCCGGCGGCGAGCAACAACCTTCAGTAGCGGCGCCGCGGAAGCGCGGATGCGACTCGCGGCAGTACTGATGGGCGGCATCTGCTACGCCCTCGCCCTACCGCCTTTCGACTTGGCAGCGTTTGGCTGGCTCACCCTCGTCCCGCTGCTGCTCGCGATCCGGAGCGAGCCAGCGGGATCCGCCTTCTGCTATGGCGCACTGCTAGGGTACACCTCCGGCTGGGCCGTCACGTGGTGCTTCGCGGACGCGGCCGCTCGCTACTTCCAGCTGTCGCTTCCACTCGCTGTGGTCGGTCTTTCCCTTTGGTACCTGGTCGTGTGTGGTGTACCGTTCGGGCTCTTCGCCGCGGCGAGTGCGGTCATTCTGCGCTCATATCGTTTCAGAAGCGCTGGTGTCTTGATACCGGCCCTCTGGGTCGCCACGGAAGTACTTCGCGGTCGCTGGATGGGGCAGCCCTGGGGGCTGCTCGGCTACACGCAGCACGGCCATCTCGGTCTCATCCAATTGGCCGCTTTGACGGGTGTGTATGGGGTCTCGTTTCTGCTGGCACTCGGCAGTGTAGCGCTCGCCGAAGCCATCGTGCGCCTCTGCAGGGGAAGGGGTCGCGCCCTGCACTCCATTCTTGCTCCGGCCGCGGTCATAACGGCATGCTGGGCAGGCGGCGCACTCTTCGCGCATACGAGCCCGGCGGGCGGCTTCGGCGAGCACGAGGTGGCGATCGTGCAGACCAACCTCGAACCGGCCTTCCACTGGACACGCTCATACACGGACGCGCAGGTGAGCGCTCACCTGCGCGCGACCGACGGGCTGTCTAGCACGGCGCACCCCGCCTTGATCGTGTGGCCGGAGAATTCCGTGCCCCGCTATCTTGAGACCGAGCCCGGGCTCGCCGCGCAGCTCGCCGGCGTGGCCGTCCGCCACCGCGCGGATCTGCTCTTCGGCGGGCCCCGGTCCGATGGGAGACGAATATTCAATACCGCCCGCCTCATCACCGCCTCCGGGGAGAACGGCGGCTATTACGACAAGCAACGCCTCCTGCTTTTCGCGGAAGAGAAGCGGCTTATTCTCTCCTCAACCCCAACGCCGAATGAAAGCCCGAAGGAGTTCACTCCTGGCGCGCGCTCCGGCGTGCTGCAAAGTTTCGTCGCCTTAGGGGTGTCGATCTGCCATGAGATCGTTCACGGCGACCTCATTGCGCAGGCGGTGCGGGATGGTGCCGAGCTGCTGGTCAACATCGCCAACGACGGGTGGCTCGACTTAGGCTACGAATTCGCCGGTCGGCAGCACCTCGCGATGGCGGTCTTCCGTGCGGTGGAGACGCGACGGTACCTGGTCCGTGCCGCGACCACAGGCAACTCCGCCGTGGTTGACCCCTACGGCCGGCTGGTCGGCTCGTTGCCCCCGGGCACGACAGGTGTTCTCATCACGAAGGTCGGAGGCCGATCAACACTCACACCGTATGTTCGTCTCGGTGATCTCTTCGCGTTCGTGTGTGTCGGAGTCGCTGTGACTGCCCTTCTGAGACTCAGAGAAGGCTAGCCAGCCCGATCAAACTGATCGGGTATCTCGACCTCGACCCGCAGCCCGCTCGGCGCGATCACGAAGCAAGGGAAGACGGTTCCGTTTGCTGGTGGGAGGCGGCGTGGGTCGGCGGGAGGAGGCCCGGCCCACTCCGGGCATTCCCATCGCGCACCCGCGCGCATCGCGGGCACGGATCGTCGCTGTCGCCGTGCGGAAACTCACAGTTTTCGCGTGGCACTTCCTTACCAAAGGTCGGGAGTACATGAGGGTGTGCCCAAAACGACGAAGCAGCTCCGCGTTGGGACCCGCAGGATGGATACGCCGCTCCGGTCCAAACCTCCAGTTCGCCGGCCGACGGCTGGGTGCATGCTCCGACTTCGTGGGCGGTCGCGCCGGCCGAGCAGTGGAAGGGGGCCGCTCGGCTGCGCTACACTTCGCGGCGCGCAGGCGCTAAATGGCGGAGACCTTTCCCAGCACGCCGCGGGCCACCACCACAGTCCGTCTCTGCGCCGTCGCCATTGGTCTCGCGGGTGTCGTCCTCGCCACGCGCACGACGCTCACGAGCAGCGCCTGGGTGGGCCGTACCTTTCCCGGCTTCCTCCTCCTTGTGAACCGTGTCGTGCCATCGATCGGTCTGGCCGGCTGGTCGGGCAGCACGGTGGACGATCTCTATCAGAGCCAGGTCGTTGCGGTGAATGGGGAGCGCATGACTTCGGCGCGCCAGGTGTACGCTGCCGTCGGCGCGTCGCCGCCGGGGACACCGATACGCTACCGCCTCCGGACCAGGGGCGTCGATCGCGAGGTCACCCTTGTGTCGCAAGTCTTCACAAGTCGCGACTGGCTCTTGCTCTTCGGCGCGTATCTGCTCAACAGCTTCATTTATCTAACCTGTGGGTTGGTAGTATGGGTCCTGCGACCACACTCCGCGCTCGCGCGCAGCTTCCTCGCCTTCGGCGCCACCTGGGCCGCGTTCTTCCTTACCGCGATGGACGTGTACGGTCCCGGGACGCTTACGCGGCTGCACGCCGCGATCGAACCGCTCGCGGCGGCCGCCGCACTGCAGATGGTCATGCTTTTCCCGCAGCCGCATCGCTATGCTCGCTGGCGTTTCGCGGGGTACGTGCCGGCCCTCGTCCTTACCTTCGCATACCAGCTCTTCCTGGATCGGCCTGATCTCTTCTCGACTATTTTAATGTTCAACATGCTTTACCTCGGCCTGGTCGGTGTGTTCCTAGGGATTCGTTTTTTCTCCGAGTACTGGAGCGGGCGCTCTCAGCTCGCACGCCAACGGGTCCGGGTGACGACTCTTGGCACGCTGTTCGGGTTTGGCCTACCAGGCCTGGTCCTCCTCGTTTCGGCCGTCCAGTGGGGGCGGGTTGCGATGAACATCGCCGCCTTCACGCCCTTCCTCTTCGCGCTGTCGCTCGCCTAC encodes the following:
- a CDS encoding 4a-hydroxytetrahydrobiopterin dehydratase, with product MSLTAKQCTPCRGGVPPLSRAEAERLLRETPGWTLAADATRIERTFTTDDFASALRLVEKIAEVAEVEGHHPDVSFGWGYCRVVFYTHKIKGLHENDFIMAAKVNELAAVS
- a CDS encoding HAMP domain-containing histidine kinase, whose amino-acid sequence is MNGRSQPGVSRVTLLVVSERADLLGSLRAVLEAEGHRALAAESARAAFTLLDAEAAAVLIVEQRLCAVYGDVLARRLRERDAAAQVVVAAADREEAPPRDLLRRLGLHSYHAMADGPERLLVLVDAAVTAHRELTRFQLAERLKTELLGGVSHEFRTPLNVIVGYVDLLRDGAFGACDPATGPVLDKVRGNAAYLLELAEEFLDLSRLEADTTSGRRETVDPIPLLRELADWFSILVRDKHLAFEADIPPGLPPLAAEAAKLRVVVQNLLSNAAKFTAEGHIHLTAAALADGGVAIRVSDTGPGIAPEHHEAVFGMFRQLRPADGRRKGVGLGLALARRFARLMGGDITLESAVGQGATFTVTLPAAADAPAGPAGHIA
- a CDS encoding NAD(P)/FAD-dependent oxidoreductase — translated: MGAPASPPVVVLGAGFAGLRAVRRLGRAGVGTLWVDAHNYHCFLPLLYQVATAGLEPQEIAYPARSILRRLRAVDFRLARVVGGDPAGRTLVTAGGERIAYSHLIVCTGGAAEDFGIPGVREHAFHLYQLDDARALRNHVLRTLERAAVCTDSAARAALLTFLIVGAGATGVEMAGALAEFRRHVVPRDYRTVDPAELRLVVLEAGEHVLPPYPAALRARARRDLEAFGVEVLTGRRVERVAGDHVELSGGERLATRTVIWAAGIRAAPVAARLGLPTGRSGRLCVAPTLQVPGFPAVFAAGDVALVEGAERLPQVAQVAIQQGELAAENVRRARRGEPLLPFRYADKGSMATIGRSRAVAVVNGVRLTGRLAWWAWLVVHLVMLIGFRNRLVVLVDWAWNYFTYDRGLRAIVGAEDEAGGPGTRSPGPA
- a CDS encoding alkaline phosphatase family protein, with protein sequence MLRPLVLALLLVAGPLGAESPPPCPFGPGDLPAVTLPPGTLHGAQIPIDNVVVIMQENRAFDHYLGQLHREGQPQAEAEPKNASNPDPTSPNGRPITAFHQTRYCECADLDHSWNGTHREWDNGAMDGFTAANVDPCDPTGSRTMGFYDKRDLPFYYGLYKTFAIGDRFFCSTLTQTFPNRFYLLAGTSFGHIQNDLPSSPTEFSQRTIFNLLDEAVPPVTWKVYFSQVAFADIFAYVRNTRQVNVVPIDQYFSDAAAGTLPQVSFVDPIFLGPKNVENDEHPPANIQVGQEFVSRVVRALLASPQWPRAALFLTYDEHGGFFDHVPPPPACVPDGIPPMLEASDVPGAFDRYGIRVPAAVVSPFSRPHSVSHTPHDHTSILRFIETRFDLPALTARDANADPMLEFFDFTGPQLLKPPSLPAATIDPAHFAECASG
- the lnt gene encoding apolipoprotein N-acyltransferase, with product MRLAAVLMGGICYALALPPFDLAAFGWLTLVPLLLAIRSEPAGSAFCYGALLGYTSGWAVTWCFADAAARYFQLSLPLAVVGLSLWYLVVCGVPFGLFAAASAVILRSYRFRSAGVLIPALWVATEVLRGRWMGQPWGLLGYTQHGHLGLIQLAALTGVYGVSFLLALGSVALAEAIVRLCRGRGRALHSILAPAAVITACWAGGALFAHTSPAGGFGEHEVAIVQTNLEPAFHWTRSYTDAQVSAHLRATDGLSSTAHPALIVWPENSVPRYLETEPGLAAQLAGVAVRHRADLLFGGPRSDGRRIFNTARLITASGENGGYYDKQRLLLFAEEKRLILSSTPTPNESPKEFTPGARSGVLQSFVALGVSICHEIVHGDLIAQAVRDGAELLVNIANDGWLDLGYEFAGRQHLAMAVFRAVETRRYLVRAATTGNSAVVDPYGRLVGSLPPGTTGVLITKVGGRSTLTPYVRLGDLFAFVCVGVAVTALLRLREG
- a CDS encoding GFA family protein encodes the protein MRTYTGGCHCGRVRLEVTADLTRVSECNCSICTRKAYLHLIVPPDRFRLLAGEADLATYQFGTMTARHHFCRHCGVASFYVPRSHPDSIDVNVRCLDGVDLATLTPRPFDGRHWEASIGTLEV